In the genome of Oncorhynchus tshawytscha isolate Ot180627B unplaced genomic scaffold, Otsh_v2.0 Un_contig_7015_pilon_pilon, whole genome shotgun sequence, one region contains:
- the drc3 gene encoding dynein regulatory complex subunit 3, translating into MSRLYDTAEPSLVDEELLQKAVEEQGPQDQAGQIAKEEGMQYDEVCQLRLDYKNILKIDHLWQFTSLTKLQLDNNIIEKIEGLGRLTNLKWLDLSFNNIEGIEGLDSLVKLEDLSLYNNRISVIENMDTLLNLHVLSIGNNFLAQLENVIYLRKFKNLRTLNLAGNPICKEDRYKIFVAAYLPELVYLDFRLLDEQTREQAFGKYQYAIEEMRHNEAQERRAMDARQEQEEELQLHRDAFVELLNGPYLFDSMYADDAEAAKLAYLPGVSVLLETYKSHLVALCVQVFEIGLAQRGRREDEVKSFFDCSREAVDDNQQRAAQIAADFEKARRQVMSEIQQATDARLLEAQLNHCSEEINQLCDSLMTQELQLVDQLEDIIKDFERNISDMVAGFIEVVQGIFAQCRDLENHHHEKLLEIAVATLERVAKNELEEDMPDDVRMLFVDKDTVINAVSASHDTHLLKIDNREDELMTRCNSWMSALMKSVQDEEVKRNRKRISEIHNYIDYVRDQLDEMQHEHH; encoded by the exons ATGAGCAGGCTATATGATACCGCAGAGCCCAGTTTGGTGGACGAGGAGCTACTGCAGAAGGCAGTGGAGGAGCAAGGCCCTCAAGACCAGGCTGGGCAGATTGCCAAGGAGGAGGGCATGCAGTATGATGAAGTCTGCCAATTGCGCCTGGACTACAAGA acatcctgaagattgatcaCCTGTGGCAGTTCACGTCTCTGACCAAGCTACAACTGGACAATAACATCATTGAGAAGATTGAAGGACTGGGGCGCCTCACTAATCTGAAATGGCTGG aTCTGTCCTTCAATAACATTGAGGGGATCGAGGGGTTGGATTCTCTGGTGAAGCTGGAAGACTTGAGTCTCTACAACAACAGAATCTCTGTCATTGAGAACATGGACACACTTCTAAACCTACACGTTCTCTCTATTGGGAACAACTTCCTGGCTCAGTTAGAAAAT GTGATCTACCTCAGAAAGTTCAAGAACCTGCGCACTCTCAACCTAGCTGGAAACCCCATCTGCAAAGAGGACCGCTACAAGATCTTTGTTGCTGCCTACCTTCCAGAGTTGGTTTACTTGGACTTCAGGCTATTGGATGAACAAACA CGAGAGCAGGCGTTTGGAAAATACCAGTATGCCATTGAGGAGATGCGCCACAATGAGGCCCAGGAGAGAAGGGCGATGGATGCTAGGCAAGAGCAAGAGGAGGAGCTGCAGTTGCACAGG GATGCCTTTGTGGAGCTCTTGAATGGCCCATATCTGTTTGACAGCATGTACGCAGATGATGCAGAGGCAGCCAAGCTGGCCTACCTCCCCGGAGTGTCTGTACTACTAGAGAC ATACAAGAGCCACCTGGTGGCGCTGTGTGTGCAGGTGTTTGAGATTGGCTTGGCACAGCGCGGCCGGAGGGAAGACGAGGTCAAGTCCTTCTTTGACTGTTCCAGAGAAGCCGTGGACGACAACCAGCAGAGAGCAGCACAGATCGCTGCAGACTTTGAGAAAGCCAGGAGACAG GTGATGTCTGAGATACAGCAGGCCACAGACGCACGTCTCCTGGAGGCCCAGCTGAACCACTGCAGTGAGGAGATCAACCAGCTCTGTGACAGCCTCATGACCCAGGAGCTGCAGCTCGTCGACCagctggag GACATAATCAAAGATTTTGAGAGGAACATTTCAGACATGGTTGCCGGTTTCATTGAAGTTGTTCAAGGAAT TTTTGCCCAGTGCCGAGACTTAGAGAACCACCATCACGAGAAGCTACTGGAAATCGCTGTGGCAACCCTGGAGCGAGTGGCCAAGAATGAGCTGGAGGAGGATATGCCAGATGATGTCCGAATG CTGTTTGTAGACAAGGACACAGTGATCAATGCAGTCAGCGCCTCCCACGACACCCACCTGCTGAAGATCGACAACCGTGAGGACGAGCTGATGACACGCTGCAACAGCTGGATGAGTGCTCTGATGAAATCG GTACAAGATGAAGAGGTGAAGCGGAATCGCAAGCGCATCTCAGAGATTCACAACTACATTGACTACGTTAGGGATCAGCTGGATGAGATGCAACATGAGCACCATTGA